A single region of the Bacillus cereus genome encodes:
- a CDS encoding PspC domain-containing protein — protein MSKRLYKSETDKMLFGVCGGLGEYFDISSTLIRILWVIAILCFGTGFLVYFICLLLMPRSY, from the coding sequence ATGTCAAAAAGATTATATAAATCCGAAACTGATAAAATGTTATTTGGTGTATGTGGTGGTTTAGGAGAATATTTTGATATTAGCTCTACTCTCATTCGCATACTTTGGGTTATTGCTATTTTATGTTTTGGAACGGGTTTTTTAGTTTATTTCATTTGTTTATTACTTATGCCACGCTCTTACTAA
- a CDS encoding helix-turn-helix domain-containing protein, producing the protein MKENEDMQTKEVIQQVGQLLRQIRNEQKLSLEELAQKTGVSKLTLGKIERGETNPTLAVIWKITKGLSIPLSRLMVVGEPVAVARCGEGFAVDVGQAWHLETMFRYTKETGMEMHRACLRANSIYEPEAHHEGAIELVTVMKGKVSIQVENDVYELNEFDSIQFEANKKHSYKNEEDEVAVLHLTMKYSS; encoded by the coding sequence ATGAAAGAAAATGAGGATATGCAAACAAAAGAAGTGATCCAGCAAGTAGGTCAGTTATTAAGACAAATTCGAAATGAACAAAAACTAAGTTTAGAAGAATTAGCCCAAAAAACAGGGGTTAGTAAATTGACATTAGGAAAAATCGAAAGAGGGGAAACGAATCCAACGTTAGCTGTCATTTGGAAAATAACGAAAGGGTTATCGATTCCTTTATCAAGATTAATGGTTGTTGGAGAACCTGTAGCTGTTGCGCGCTGCGGAGAGGGATTTGCAGTAGATGTAGGACAAGCATGGCATTTAGAAACGATGTTCCGTTACACGAAAGAAACAGGGATGGAAATGCACCGTGCTTGTTTAAGAGCGAATAGTATATATGAACCGGAAGCTCATCATGAAGGTGCTATTGAGCTTGTAACGGTAATGAAAGGGAAAGTATCTATTCAAGTGGAGAATGATGTGTATGAGCTAAATGAGTTTGACTCCATTCAATTTGAAGCGAATAAGAAACATAGTTATAAGAATGAAGAAGATGAAGTGGCAGTATTACATTTAACGATGAAATACTCTTCATGA
- a CDS encoding multidrug resistance efflux transporter family protein, producing the protein MRAILLGLLSSAFFSATFIINRAMNVSGTSWAWTASFRFLFALPILFLIVLFRKNLRGLWAELKKHPFAWIGWGSVAGIGFYSLLSFAAVFSPAWLVAGTWQVTILAGLLLSPLFFIKIETKSGTKLVRGKIPLRSLYVALFILLGVICMQATEAGHITMNQFISGFLPVVLAAFLYPFGNRKMMELVGGRLDTFQRVLGMAIGSLPITILLGIYGFSTTGIPSSTQMLQGFLLALCSGVIATMTFFFATDLAKDNLALLGAVEATQAGTMVFTVLGEIIFLNGSFPSGLSLIGMIIIMLGMVVNSVLNRSVPVIKQKNRHKNRYGSSS; encoded by the coding sequence ATGCGCGCAATATTATTAGGCCTTTTATCATCAGCCTTCTTTTCTGCAACCTTTATTATTAATAGAGCGATGAACGTATCTGGAACAAGCTGGGCTTGGACAGCTTCCTTCCGTTTTTTATTTGCTCTCCCTATTTTATTCCTTATCGTTTTATTTCGCAAAAACTTAAGGGGGTTATGGGCAGAGTTAAAGAAACATCCATTTGCATGGATCGGATGGGGTTCCGTTGCAGGGATTGGTTTCTATTCTTTATTAAGTTTCGCCGCTGTCTTCTCTCCAGCTTGGCTCGTTGCTGGAACTTGGCAAGTTACTATATTAGCAGGTTTGCTTTTATCGCCATTATTTTTCATTAAAATAGAAACAAAATCAGGTACAAAACTTGTACGTGGAAAAATTCCACTACGCAGTTTATACGTCGCTTTATTTATTTTACTTGGTGTAATTTGTATGCAAGCGACTGAAGCAGGCCACATTACAATGAATCAGTTCATTTCAGGCTTTTTACCTGTCGTTTTAGCAGCTTTCTTATATCCCTTCGGCAACCGAAAAATGATGGAACTTGTTGGCGGACGTCTTGATACATTCCAACGTGTATTAGGAATGGCAATTGGAAGTCTTCCTATTACAATTCTCCTTGGGATATACGGATTTTCCACTACTGGTATTCCATCATCAACTCAAATGCTTCAAGGATTTTTGTTAGCACTATGTTCTGGAGTTATTGCGACGATGACATTTTTCTTTGCTACTGATTTAGCAAAAGACAATCTTGCTTTACTTGGAGCTGTTGAAGCAACACAAGCTGGAACGATGGTCTTTACCGTGCTTGGTGAGATTATTTTCTTAAATGGTTCATTCCCTAGTGGTCTGTCACTGATTGGGATGATTATTATCATGTTAGGAATGGTCGTAAATAGCGTTTTAAACCGTTCTGTTCCAGTTATTAAACAAAAAAATCGGCATAAAAATAGATATGGTTCTTCTTCATAG
- a CDS encoding MIP/aquaporin family protein codes for MLKKAIAEFIGTFVLVLFGTGVAVTGGGIEGIGTLGIAMAFGLSIVAMAYSIGTISGCHINPAVSIAMFINKRMNAMELCYYVLAQILGGLLGTATLVTILRSAKTPLDNLGQNSFGTLGLSGAFLVEFILTFVFVLVIVAVTGKKGSSSLAGLVIGFTLVLIHLLGIPLTGTSVNPARSIAPALFAGGEALSQLWVFIVAPILGGIVAAVVGKFILNTEK; via the coding sequence ATGTTAAAAAAAGCAATCGCTGAATTTATTGGTACATTTGTACTTGTATTATTCGGAACTGGAGTAGCTGTTACTGGCGGCGGAATTGAAGGAATTGGAACACTAGGTATCGCTATGGCTTTCGGTCTATCTATTGTAGCTATGGCATATAGCATTGGAACAATTTCTGGATGTCACATTAACCCAGCAGTATCAATCGCTATGTTCATCAACAAAAGAATGAACGCTATGGAACTTTGTTATTATGTATTAGCTCAAATTTTAGGTGGTTTATTAGGAACTGCAACGTTAGTAACAATTTTACGCTCTGCTAAAACACCTTTAGATAATTTAGGACAAAATAGTTTTGGAACTCTTGGTTTATCTGGAGCATTTCTAGTTGAATTCATTTTAACTTTCGTATTTGTTTTAGTTATCGTTGCTGTAACTGGTAAAAAAGGAAGTTCTTCTTTAGCTGGACTAGTAATTGGTTTCACATTAGTATTAATTCACTTATTAGGCATTCCGTTAACTGGAACATCTGTTAACCCAGCTCGTAGTATCGCACCAGCTCTATTCGCTGGCGGAGAAGCACTTTCTCAACTATGGGTATTCATCGTTGCCCCAATTCTTGGTGGTATCGTAGCAGCTGTTGTAGGAAAGTTTATTTTAAATACTGAAAAATAG
- a CDS encoding Rrf2 family transcriptional regulator — protein MGISSRFTVGVHMLTLLAIDRNSRCTSEWIAGSVNTNPVVIRRITGMLKRAGLVDVQAGKGGTTLARDLDEITLLDVYKAVEVVEEGHLFSFHENPNIECPVGANIQSVLEIVLMQSQEAMENVLANVTVEQLVTNLKSKIKK, from the coding sequence ATGGGAATTAGTAGTCGTTTTACAGTAGGTGTTCATATGTTAACGTTACTTGCGATAGATCGAAACTCTCGCTGTACCTCTGAATGGATTGCTGGTAGTGTGAATACAAATCCAGTTGTGATTCGTCGCATTACAGGAATGTTGAAGAGAGCAGGACTTGTTGATGTACAAGCTGGTAAAGGTGGTACGACACTTGCTCGTGATTTAGATGAAATTACATTACTTGATGTATATAAAGCTGTGGAAGTTGTAGAAGAAGGACATCTATTTTCTTTCCATGAAAATCCCAACATTGAATGTCCAGTAGGAGCTAATATTCAATCGGTATTAGAGATTGTTTTAATGCAATCGCAAGAAGCGATGGAAAACGTACTTGCAAATGTAACGGTAGAGCAGTTAGTTACAAATTTAAAGTCGAAAATTAAAAAATAA
- a CDS encoding ABC transporter permease, giving the protein MRKFSHVFSFYFREAFLSKKSLITSAILFLVVFGIFAFNHFTSGDDKNKDKDKIAVVVESSTYKVQKEELNKLLPSAKITVGSKDDFDKLHKQVEEGDLDGLFHVMEKDGTPAVTYMYNGFPSQATSAIMAGYLKQQYTMVTIAKNNVSPEIAQQLQAEIQVKQEAIKDRTSSFGIAYFFTFALYMFIVAFGNTIAMNIASEKASRVMEVMLPKVKPLTMMYAKILAVVSTALLQLVILACGYLIPYLLGWVDLESASLFGIPIDFTKLDAKVISMFLVYFITGYLLYAMMYAAAGAVVSKTEDLQAVSFPVMILIMAAFFISIKSLSDPNSTIVVVSSYVPFFTPMVTFSRIVAGEAGMLEITITLVVLLATIGILNAVTSRIYVNGVMNYSDKVKFKDLAKFIKRQ; this is encoded by the coding sequence ATGCGTAAATTTTCTCATGTATTTTCATTTTATTTTAGGGAAGCGTTTTTATCTAAAAAATCATTAATTACGAGTGCGATTTTATTTTTAGTTGTGTTTGGGATTTTTGCATTTAATCATTTTACTTCAGGTGATGATAAAAATAAGGATAAAGATAAAATTGCAGTTGTAGTAGAGAGCTCCACATACAAAGTACAAAAAGAAGAGCTAAATAAGCTATTGCCATCAGCAAAAATAACGGTTGGTTCAAAGGATGATTTTGATAAACTGCATAAGCAAGTAGAAGAAGGTGATTTAGATGGTCTATTCCATGTGATGGAAAAGGATGGGACTCCAGCGGTTACATATATGTATAATGGATTTCCAAGCCAAGCAACTTCTGCAATTATGGCAGGCTATTTAAAACAACAATATACGATGGTGACGATTGCAAAAAATAATGTTTCACCAGAAATTGCGCAGCAATTACAAGCAGAAATTCAAGTGAAGCAAGAAGCGATAAAAGATCGTACATCTTCTTTCGGAATTGCGTATTTCTTTACATTTGCTTTGTATATGTTTATTGTAGCTTTCGGAAATACAATTGCAATGAATATTGCATCTGAAAAGGCGTCACGTGTAATGGAAGTAATGCTTCCGAAAGTAAAGCCACTTACGATGATGTATGCGAAAATCTTAGCGGTTGTTTCAACGGCGTTATTGCAACTTGTAATATTGGCGTGTGGTTACCTTATTCCTTATTTGTTAGGTTGGGTCGATTTAGAAAGTGCCTCATTATTTGGTATTCCAATTGACTTTACCAAATTAGATGCAAAGGTTATAAGCATGTTCCTTGTGTATTTCATTACGGGGTATTTACTATATGCGATGATGTATGCAGCTGCTGGAGCTGTCGTGTCTAAGACGGAGGATTTACAAGCTGTATCTTTCCCAGTAATGATTTTAATCATGGCTGCATTCTTTATTAGTATTAAATCATTAAGTGATCCGAATAGTACTATCGTTGTTGTAAGTTCATATGTTCCGTTCTTTACTCCTATGGTCACATTTTCACGGATTGTAGCTGGTGAAGCAGGTATGTTGGAAATTACGATAACATTAGTAGTCTTATTGGCGACAATCGGTATATTAAACGCTGTTACAAGCCGTATCTACGTAAACGGTGTAATGAATTACTCCGACAAAGTGAAGTTTAAAGATTTAGCGAAATTTATAAAGCGTCAATAA
- a CDS encoding ABC transporter ATP-binding protein — protein MSLQIQNLTKIFGESKAVNGLQISLPKGEVLGLLGRNGAGKTTTIKMLLGLLTPNEGSITWDGKTFGDSGVTIGYLPEERGLYTKSRVIDQLRYFGRLEGMTKKEVDLAIDYWLERLAIPEYKFKTAGELSKGNQQKIQLIAALLHDPELLILDEPFSGLDPVNAGMLASIIGEQVQSGKTIILSSHRMEQVEAFCQHVCILKKGEAVVEGQLSDIKKEYGFRNLTIEDIAENEKGLEAIQVPYEKQQGLLYVKVQDDAEALKILQQLQEQGVSLRQFKMLEPTLNEIFVERAK, from the coding sequence TTGAGTTTACAAATTCAAAACTTAACAAAAATATTCGGAGAATCTAAAGCAGTTAATGGTTTGCAAATCTCGTTACCGAAAGGTGAAGTGTTAGGGTTACTTGGCCGAAATGGTGCAGGGAAAACAACGACAATTAAAATGTTACTAGGTTTATTAACGCCAAATGAAGGTTCTATTACGTGGGATGGAAAAACATTTGGTGATAGCGGGGTAACAATTGGATATTTACCAGAAGAAAGAGGACTATATACAAAAAGTAGAGTAATAGATCAGTTGCGATATTTTGGTAGATTAGAAGGAATGACGAAAAAAGAAGTGGATCTTGCAATTGATTACTGGTTAGAACGCTTAGCAATTCCAGAATATAAATTTAAAACGGCTGGAGAACTTTCAAAAGGGAATCAGCAAAAAATTCAATTGATAGCTGCTCTTCTTCACGATCCAGAACTCCTTATTTTGGATGAACCCTTTAGCGGACTTGATCCAGTTAATGCTGGAATGCTAGCTAGTATTATTGGAGAACAAGTACAGAGCGGAAAGACAATTATTTTATCAAGTCACCGTATGGAGCAAGTAGAGGCTTTTTGCCAGCATGTATGTATTTTGAAAAAGGGTGAAGCAGTTGTAGAGGGACAGTTAAGTGATATTAAGAAGGAATACGGTTTCCGTAATTTAACGATTGAAGATATAGCAGAGAATGAAAAGGGATTAGAAGCTATACAAGTCCCGTATGAAAAACAACAAGGCCTTCTTTATGTAAAAGTACAAGACGATGCAGAAGCTCTAAAGATTTTGCAACAATTGCAAGAACAAGGTGTTAGCTTACGACAATTTAAAATGTTAGAGCCAACGTTGAACGAAATCTTTGTAGAGAGGGCGAAATAA
- a CDS encoding 5'-nucleotidase, lipoprotein e(P4) family, with amino-acid sequence MKMKRGITTLLSVAVLSTSLVACSGTAEKTVAKEEKVKLTDQQLMADLWYQTAGETKALYYQGYNIGQLKLDAALAKGTEKKPAIVLDLDETVLDNSPHQAMSVKTGKGYPYKWDDWINKAEAEALPGAIDFLKYTESKGVDIYYISNRKTNQLDATIKNLERVGAPQATKEHILLQDPKEKGKEKRRELVSQTHDIVLFFGDNLSDFTGFDGKSVNDRNQAVEESKAQFGEKFIIFPNPMYGDWEGALYDYNFKKSDAEKDKIRRDNLKSFDAK; translated from the coding sequence ATGAAGATGAAGAGGGGTATTACCACTTTATTATCTGTAGCCGTTCTTTCCACATCGCTTGTAGCATGTTCAGGAACAGCTGAGAAAACAGTGGCGAAAGAAGAAAAAGTAAAATTAACAGACCAGCAATTGATGGCTGATTTATGGTATCAAACAGCTGGTGAAACGAAAGCACTTTATTACCAAGGATACAATATTGGTCAATTAAAGCTTGATGCAGCTCTTGCAAAAGGCACAGAAAAAAAACCTGCTATCGTACTTGATTTAGATGAAACTGTTTTAGATAACAGTCCTCATCAAGCTATGAGCGTAAAAACAGGAAAAGGCTATCCTTACAAATGGGACGATTGGATTAATAAGGCTGAAGCTGAAGCCCTTCCAGGCGCAATTGATTTCTTAAAATATACAGAGTCTAAAGGTGTAGATATTTACTACATCTCAAATCGTAAAACGAATCAACTAGATGCAACTATTAAAAACCTTGAGCGCGTAGGTGCTCCTCAAGCAACGAAAGAACATATATTACTACAAGACCCGAAAGAAAAAGGAAAAGAAAAACGCCGTGAACTCGTTTCTCAAACACATGATATTGTTTTATTCTTCGGTGATAACTTATCTGATTTCACTGGTTTTGATGGAAAATCTGTAAACGATCGTAATCAAGCAGTGGAAGAATCAAAAGCACAATTTGGTGAGAAATTCATCATTTTCCCTAACCCAATGTATGGTGATTGGGAAGGCGCTTTATATGACTATAATTTCAAAAAATCAGATGCAGAAAAAGATAAAATCCGTCGTGACAACTTAAAATCATTTGATGCAAAATAA
- the motB gene encoding flagellar motor protein MotB — protein MRSRKNRRNKKKKHDEHIDETWLIPYSDMLTLLFALFIVLFAMSSIDAAKFKQMAVAFSSELAGGTGNKEFLSDQKPNDEKELSASSLEAEQEKKQKEARAEEKKEMDELKSLQKKIDQYINKKQLSSAFQTELTEKGLMVTILENVLFDSGKADVKLESLGIAKEMSNLLVSASPREITVAGHTDNVPIANAQFASNWELSTQRAVNFMQVLLQNKELQPEKFSTIGYGEYRSIAPNDTQEGKAKNRRVEVFILPLTEKGK, from the coding sequence ATGCGGAGTAGGAAGAATAGAAGAAATAAAAAGAAAAAGCATGACGAACATATTGATGAAACGTGGTTAATTCCGTATTCTGATATGCTAACGCTGTTGTTTGCATTGTTTATTGTTTTATTTGCAATGAGTAGTATAGATGCTGCGAAATTTAAACAGATGGCAGTTGCTTTTAGCAGTGAACTAGCAGGTGGAACAGGAAATAAAGAGTTTTTAAGTGATCAAAAGCCAAATGATGAAAAAGAATTATCAGCAAGTAGCCTTGAGGCGGAACAAGAAAAAAAACAAAAAGAAGCTAGAGCCGAAGAAAAAAAAGAAATGGATGAGTTAAAATCATTACAAAAAAAGATTGATCAATATATTAATAAGAAGCAATTATCCTCTGCTTTTCAAACTGAATTAACTGAAAAGGGATTAATGGTGACAATACTAGAGAATGTGCTGTTTGATTCGGGGAAAGCAGATGTGAAATTAGAATCTTTAGGGATTGCAAAAGAGATGTCTAACCTACTTGTTTCAGCGTCACCTCGTGAAATTACAGTAGCTGGTCATACTGATAATGTCCCGATTGCCAATGCGCAGTTTGCATCGAATTGGGAATTAAGTACGCAGCGTGCAGTTAATTTTATGCAAGTATTACTCCAAAATAAAGAATTGCAACCAGAAAAATTTAGTACAATTGGTTACGGAGAATATCGTTCAATTGCTCCGAACGATACACAAGAAGGAAAGGCAAAGAATAGACGTGTGGAAGTGTTTATCTTGCCTTTAACAGAGAAGGGAAAATGA
- the motA gene encoding flagellar motor stator protein MotA → MDFATIIGIILGVLAVVVGMVVKGADVMALLNPAAALIIFVGTFAAVCIAFPMNQLKRVPKLFKVLFGSNKKDLSYEQLLELFVHWTSESRKYGILSLEQQLDKIEDEFLLRGMKFVIDGVSAEDLEQILEAELESIEERHAKGAAIFSQAGTYAPTLGVLGAVIGLVAALGNLTDIEKLGHAISGAFIATIFGIFSGYVLWHPFANKLKQKSAAELEKKRLIIDCLLILQEGTYPFIMKNRILGALSATERKKLEKGAGKNAE, encoded by the coding sequence ATGGATTTTGCAACAATTATTGGAATCATTTTAGGAGTATTGGCGGTAGTAGTAGGAATGGTCGTCAAGGGCGCTGACGTAATGGCCTTACTGAATCCTGCCGCGGCACTAATTATTTTTGTCGGTACATTTGCTGCAGTATGTATTGCATTTCCGATGAATCAACTAAAAAGAGTTCCAAAATTATTTAAAGTTCTTTTTGGTTCAAATAAAAAAGATTTAAGCTATGAACAGTTACTAGAGTTATTTGTTCATTGGACATCCGAGAGTAGAAAATACGGTATTTTGTCTTTAGAACAACAATTAGATAAAATTGAGGATGAGTTTCTTTTACGTGGTATGAAATTTGTGATTGATGGCGTATCCGCAGAAGATTTAGAACAAATTTTAGAAGCTGAATTAGAATCAATTGAAGAAAGGCATGCAAAAGGAGCGGCAATTTTTTCTCAAGCTGGTACATATGCACCGACATTAGGGGTTTTAGGTGCTGTTATTGGTCTTGTAGCTGCACTTGGAAATTTAACTGATATTGAAAAGTTAGGACATGCTATTTCAGGTGCATTTATTGCAACGATTTTCGGTATCTTTTCAGGTTACGTGTTATGGCATCCATTTGCAAATAAATTAAAGCAAAAGTCTGCCGCTGAATTAGAGAAGAAACGTTTAATTATTGATTGTTTATTAATATTACAAGAAGGTACATATCCATTTATTATGAAAAACCGCATTTTAGGTGCGCTTTCTGCAACTGAGCGTAAAAAGCTAGAAAAAGGAGCGGGAAAAAATGCGGAGTAG
- a CDS encoding M15 family metallopeptidase yields the protein MKKIIIVSAATIVIGITSFAYFGSKSPLQNEVKAVESQKHSNHQKEEIPAFPKANHNAKKLDNNFSVVTNPDSALVLVNKHRKLPDGYIPKDLTKPNVPFTSPKDKEKTLLRKDAADALEKMFQAAKDEGLELTAVSGYRSYKRQQSLHNTYIKRQGKTEANSVSAIPGTSEHQTGLAMDISSKSAKFQLEPIFGETAEGKWVAKHAHEFGFVIRYLEDKTETTEYSYEPWHLRYVGNPYATYIYKHHLTLEEAMEGKK from the coding sequence ATGAAAAAGATAATAATTGTTTCTGCCGCTACTATTGTAATCGGTATCACATCTTTCGCTTACTTTGGTTCTAAATCACCACTACAAAACGAGGTAAAGGCTGTCGAAAGTCAAAAACATAGTAACCATCAAAAAGAAGAGATTCCTGCTTTTCCAAAAGCTAATCATAATGCAAAGAAACTAGACAATAATTTTTCAGTTGTAACAAATCCAGATTCTGCTCTTGTATTAGTTAATAAACATCGAAAACTACCAGATGGGTACATTCCAAAAGATTTAACGAAACCGAACGTACCATTTACTAGTCCAAAAGATAAAGAGAAAACATTACTTCGTAAAGATGCTGCAGATGCGCTTGAGAAAATGTTCCAAGCAGCGAAAGACGAAGGGTTAGAACTTACAGCAGTTTCAGGTTACCGTTCTTACAAACGTCAACAGTCATTACATAATACATATATTAAGCGCCAAGGAAAAACTGAGGCTAATTCGGTAAGTGCAATTCCTGGAACAAGTGAGCATCAAACTGGTCTAGCAATGGATATTAGCTCAAAATCTGCTAAATTCCAATTAGAACCAATCTTCGGAGAGACAGCAGAAGGAAAATGGGTCGCGAAACATGCTCATGAGTTCGGATTTGTCATCCGTTATTTAGAGGATAAAACAGAGACTACAGAGTATTCATATGAACCGTGGCACTTGCGATACGTTGGTAATCCATACGCTACATACATATATAAACATCATTTAACATTAGAAGAAGCGATGGAAGGCAAAAAATAA
- a CDS encoding acyl-CoA thioesterase, with protein sequence MKRISYIEDFEQWESGFSFYNPVKVRFGEVDMFGHVNNVVAFTYFEEARIALFKELGFMQEWTHESSETMIVVADLQCNFIKQIYFDEQLKVYVKAGAVGNSSLDLHYMVKNAEGEVCLVGRGMMVQASKKTGRGEPWPEEWKRKLLQ encoded by the coding sequence ATGAAGAGGATTTCTTATATCGAAGACTTTGAGCAATGGGAAAGTGGTTTTTCATTTTACAATCCTGTGAAAGTTCGTTTTGGTGAAGTCGATATGTTTGGACATGTAAATAATGTCGTTGCTTTTACTTATTTTGAAGAAGCTCGTATCGCATTATTTAAAGAGCTCGGATTTATGCAAGAATGGACACATGAATCATCAGAAACGATGATCGTTGTTGCAGATCTACAATGTAATTTTATTAAACAAATTTATTTTGATGAGCAGTTGAAAGTATATGTAAAGGCTGGAGCGGTTGGGAATTCCTCTTTAGATTTACACTATATGGTCAAAAATGCAGAAGGGGAAGTGTGTTTAGTTGGACGCGGTATGATGGTTCAAGCATCGAAAAAAACGGGAAGAGGCGAACCGTGGCCTGAAGAATGGAAGAGAAAATTACTACAGTGA
- the sdhB gene encoding succinate dehydrogenase iron-sulfur subunit produces MSEKTIRLIITRQDGPDAQEFDQEFEIPYRPNMNIISALMEIRRNPVDSKGNQTTPIAWDMNCLEEVCGACSMVINGKPRQSCTALIDQLEQPIRLKPMKTFPVVRDLQVDRSRMFNALKRVKAWIPIDGTYDLGPGPRMPEKKRQWAYELSKCMTCGVCLESCPNVNSKSDFIGPAPLSQARLFNSHPTGEMHKADRLRAIMGDGGLANCGNSQNCVQSCPKGIPLTTSIAALNRDTTIQSFKDFFGSDNNY; encoded by the coding sequence ATGTCTGAGAAAACAATCCGCCTCATCATTACGAGACAAGATGGACCAGATGCACAAGAATTTGACCAAGAGTTTGAAATTCCGTATCGTCCAAATATGAATATTATTTCAGCGCTGATGGAAATTCGTCGTAATCCTGTTGATTCAAAAGGGAACCAAACGACTCCGATTGCATGGGATATGAACTGTTTAGAGGAAGTATGTGGTGCTTGTTCGATGGTGATTAACGGAAAACCACGTCAATCATGTACAGCTCTTATTGACCAGTTAGAACAACCAATTCGCTTAAAGCCGATGAAGACATTCCCAGTTGTACGTGACTTGCAAGTTGACCGTAGTCGCATGTTTAATGCTCTAAAACGCGTTAAAGCTTGGATTCCAATTGATGGTACGTATGACTTAGGACCAGGACCAAGAATGCCAGAGAAAAAGCGTCAATGGGCTTATGAGCTTTCAAAATGTATGACATGTGGTGTTTGCTTAGAATCATGTCCAAACGTAAACAGTAAATCTGACTTTATTGGACCAGCACCGTTATCACAAGCTCGTTTATTCAACTCACATCCAACGGGTGAAATGCATAAAGCAGATCGCTTACGTGCAATTATGGGAGATGGAGGACTTGCCAACTGTGGTAACTCTCAAAACTGTGTGCAATCATGTCCGAAAGGTATTCCATTAACAACTTCAATTGCAGCATTAAACCGTGATACAACAATTCAATCGTTCAAAGATTTCTTTGGTAGCGACAATAACTATTAA